The Triticum urartu cultivar G1812 chromosome 5, Tu2.1, whole genome shotgun sequence genome contains the following window.
TCCAAACTGGTGCCCATGGTGAGACTGATAACATTATCCGTTGGATTGTCTGCATAACCCCTGCCCTGACTGATTTATCCTAGTGACGCATGTGCGACAATCCTCACTCTACACAACGTCGTCCGTATGATTAACTGTATTCTTTCAAATATATCAAATTGCGATTTTTTCTAGTATTCATGCATATTATTATGTAGATATCAATTAGATCATCGTTTCTCAAATATTCATACCATAGAAAATCACATGATGAAACATATCAGGTAGCATTCAACATCAAAATttcagtttttatcatttacctactcgaggacgagtaggaattaagttttgggatgctgatacgtcttcaacgtatctataatttttgattgtttcatgctattatattattaatcttgtatgctttatatgccattttatatcatttttgggaactaacctattaacttagttcctagtgccagttgttttctgtttgtattttttttacaaaaaatccataccaaatggagtccaaacacaatgaaactttttgacgattttttttggaccaaaagagACATAGGAAGCTCCATGAGAAGTCCAGAAGCCAGACGAGGAGGCGACAAGGCAGGGGCGCGCTGTGCACAAAAAAGATCATTTTTGGACCCTTAAAACGCTAGTGAGGGTTTGAGGGTTTGAGGATTCTACTAGTAATGCTCTTAAAGCTGCCCACCCTTCGATTCTAACTCAGCAAAGACTTCCATATATCATCCTCAGCTTGCTCTCGTCTTCCACTCACCTGAAAATGCTGTACAAACCATGGGCTTCACTCAATTGGTCCAAACTGGTGCCCATGGTGAGACTGATAACATTATCCGTTGGATTGTCTGCATAACCCTTGCCCTGACTGATTTATCCTAGTGACGCATGTGCGACAATCCTCACTCTGCACAGCGCCGTCCGTATGATTAACTATATTCTTTCAAATATATCAAATTACAATTTTTCTAGTATTCATGCATATTATTATGTTGATATCAATTAGATCATCGTTTCTCCAATATTCATACCGTAGAAAATCACATGATGAAACATGTCAGGTAGCATTCCAATGTCACAAAttcagtttttatcatttacctactcgaggacgagtaggaattaagttttgggatgctaatacgtcttcaacatatctataattttttattgtttcatgctattatattattaaTCTCGTATGCTCTATATGTCATTTTATATCACTTttgggaactaacctattaacttagttCCTAGTGCCAGTTGTTTTCTATTTGTAATTTTTTAACAAAAAAATccataccaaatggagtccaaacacaatgaaactttttgatgattttttctggaccaaAAGAGACACAGGTAGCTCCGTGAGAAGTCCAGAAGCCAGACGAGGAGGCgacaaggcaggggcgcgccgTGCGCCCTGCCCCCTTGTGGCCCCCCTTAGCTCCGATTGACCTAATTCTTGACCtataaattcacatatattcAGAAACCCTCATAGTGAGATCCGAAACAATTATTCCGCTGCCGCAAGTCTGTTCTTCCgtgatcccatctggaggcctttttcgATACTCTACATGGGGGGGGGGGATCGTTCATGGAGGGACTCTAGGCCAACCTTACTGCCTCTTCGATGATACGTGAGTAGTTCCTCACAGGACCTAGGGGTCCGTCGTAGTAGctagatctctctctctctctctgatctcCAATACATGTTCTCTTCGGAGATCGATATGATGTAATCCCTTTTTGTGGTGtatttgttgggatccgatgaattgtgggtttatgatatGGATATTCATTGAAAGTAATTAATTCTTCTCTAAACTTTATTATGTGTGATCGTTTATAGCTACGTAATGCTTTTCGATCTATGAGTTTTCTTTGGGCAAGTTGAAGATTAGATCTTCAGTGGAAGTGGTGCATAGTAGTAGGTTcagtcttgcggtgtcctcacctagTGACGGAAGGGGTAGTGAGGCACATATTTGTATTCTTGCTACTAAGGGTAAAATGATGGGGTTGGATCATATTGATTGGTCTTATTTTGTCTACATTATGTCTCATGGTTAAATCATTACTGTGTTTGTTATTGAACTTAATATCTAGAGAGGCAAGCATAGAAGCGCTCTCGAAATGGAGTAATGACAGTAGATGCAGATGGATGcgggtctacttgtcacagacgtaaTGTCTATATATTGATCATGTCATAAATATCATCATTACTATGTGTTTTCTATCAATTgccaacagtaatttgtctacccacctTGTTATTATGCTTATGGGAGAGATGCCTCTAGTGATGCTATGGCCCCCGGGTTCCAATTCACTTTATTTTACTAAAACCTTAAAAATACATTGCTGCAATTTAttatcttttattttatttttatattATCCATCTATCACTACCAGATTTAATCCTTGTAACAGGCAAGAACGAGGGAATTGACAACCCCCTTGCCTTCGTTGGGTACAAGTATTTgctttgtgtgtgtaggtaccgTTTATCTGTTTCTCGTGAAGGCTCCTATTGATTCGATAAACCATGATTTttaactgaaggaaatacttcGCTATTGTGCTACATCATCCTTCCCCTTCATGGAAATCCCGATGAACTATATAAGTAGCAGTGGGCAATGTGTGGGTTCGTTGGCAGCAGCCGATGGCATGTCCTTCTTCATCCAAGCCTGAGCTCTTTTCCTTCGGCGTGTTCTGGCAGTGGGCCGTGTAGGGCACTCTACTTTGGGTGAGCCTCTTCGGCAAATTTGGGTGCTCTAATCTGCTCTTTGGGACTATCCGATGGCTTCCATCGATGTTCATGTGGAACTTTTCGTTCTTCGACGGTGCGACGTCTTGCGATCCAGGCGAGGAGGTTGTGTCCACCTTCGGAGAAGAAGTTGGATGGATGTGTCGTACCGAGGTCCTTAGTGTCTGGTGATGGCAGGCCATGTAGGTGCATCTTCATTCCGTCTTCAGAGCCGACATTGCTTCCGTTCATGTTTAGTCGCGGTGGAGGACCTCGACTTCTTCATCTATGTGTTCTTTTTTATATTCTTCATGCGTGAAGTGTCCGAGGCTTAGTTAGCTGTTTTCCAACGCCTCTCTATCTTGCCGCGTTCTGTTGTTCTACTTGGTTGCATGCTGCAGTTGTATCCTGGCCGGTTGATATCTTTGTTAATTCAAAGTCGGATTAGGCTAGCGCCCTACTTGGGCTCGGCTTCGTTGATACCTTAGAGAATGTTGCATGCCATTTACAAACATGGAATGGAAGTGATGGTGGGCACGGCAGCAAGCCAGCAATGTAAAACGGATGCGATAGCTCGCCGCTACCTCTGCATAACACGGCGTCGCTCTCACGGAAAGAAATGGCAGGAGCTCTCGGTTCGGTTCACCATGACGGACACATCAAGTcatcatatatacatatataGGATGCATGAGCGGAGCGGTGGCTCACAGATCCGACATGGTGAGCAGCTCCTCGAGGTAGTCGGCTCCAAGGTCCTCCAGCTCCAGCACGCACGCTGACAATGACGATGCAGCATCGGCCCCCGCTGCCGCCGTCGCCGTGCCCGTCCTCCTCTTGTTCTTGGGATTTCTCTTCCGGATGCAGTGGCGGCGCTTCAGCGCGAGCGCAGGCGAGTCCCCCGCGGCGGCGGCCCCGCCGATGCCGAGCGCGCGCAGCGACTCCTGCACAAGCTTGACCGGGAAGTTGAGCACGGCGGCCGGGCCGCGCACGGAGAAAGCGGCCTGGTCGTAGGCGAGCGCGGCGGCATGCGGAGTGTCGAACGTGCCAAGCCAAACACGGGCGCCGTTGCGGGTGGAGTCCCGGATCTCGGCGGCGTACTTGCCCCACGGCCGCTTCCGC
Protein-coding sequences here:
- the LOC125556429 gene encoding ethylene-response factor C3-like, whose translation is MELPTGEHSYHHGYSISFSSGTPQYTHHQRAQARARADMEVDHQRLSFLMEATSITSKDDGSPPASAGDAAGDHSGGSEFMATPVAWPPLGLQGCSSGSCSAPDSPFIGVRKRPWGKYAAEIRDSTRNGARVWLGTFDTPHAAALAYDQAAFSVRGPAAVLNFPVKLVQESLRALGIGGAAAAGDSPALALKRRHCIRKRNPKNKRRTGTATAAAGADAASSLSACVLELEDLGADYLEELLTMSDL